The DNA region ataaccaacccccttacccagatctctgactctcttttactagtttttgattcgataaaacttttaggtttttgttcgctttctaaccattcctttggataaatagaagtgcggtggcgactcgacttgtatgatttaccttggatttggtcaatatctctaatggtaacgaataccctgctacacATTCAACATAGAGGTCTTAGAGCTTCTTAATGACACGCTGATCTTCGTCTAAGGCCGCTCTAGCCTCCCTATACAACCCCTTCCAATATACACAGTCATTCTTCAAGATCATGTAAGCTGCATCACCTTCTTTGTTTTCCAAACCTGCAATCCTTCTATTAGCTTCTCCCAACTAGTACTCAAGGCGGAGACAGTTCCTCTCAGCTTCCTCTTTCCAAAGGACCTCACGAGACAACTTATCTTTGCAATTCTTGAGAGTGTCCCTGGGTTCACAGATTTGAGCTTCATAATCGAGTCTAGCTTCTCTCTTCTCCACAAGAGATCTCTCCAACATTTTGTCCAACTCTTGAATTTTGAGGTGGGCTTTTTTGAGCTCCTCATTCTTGGTTTTGAACACAGATTTTGTACCTATGAGAATATCATCAAGCTCATCCTTCTTGTCTTCAAATGTTCTTTCTCTCTTGTTGCTAGCTTCAAGGTCTAGGTCCTTCTCTTTACGTTCATCCTTCAGATTTTCATTTTCCAAAGTGGTTCGATTAAGCTTAAGCTGTAACTCAGAGTTTTCTAATTCCAGCTCCTTAATTTTGGCATTGAGTTTCTCAACGTCTTCAGGTAATATAGGTTCTGGCTCAGGAACTGGAGGAAAAATAGAGGGATCAAATGGAAATGGGAGCTTAACCACTTGAACTCTCTCTCTTACCCAGCGAGTGTAAGGCTCTTTCACAAGGACATTCCTCCTTCCAAACTCCTTACCCCTTCTAACAATTGGTTTCCAGGATTTCTTAATCTTCTTCACAATTGGGTTGTCTGCATCAATGTCATGCAAAATGAAAGGCTCTAAAGCTTCAGCTTTTGGAGGTCCATTCATGGAGTAACCATGTTGCATCAGGGATAACatagggttgtagttgatgcaacctcTAGTCCCTATCAAAAGTACATTAGGAAAGTCTCCAATGCTAACAATAATATCCAGGGTCTTCCAATCTCTGATATACCATTTGACATGGTTGGTAGTAATGGAAGTTAACTTCTGAGAGGGTTTAAGTGTTTTGGAGGTGTAGGGTCCTTTTTCGGGCATGTGAGATATGAACCAAGTATGCAACAACTGTTCGCAACACAAAAAGGTTCCCCCTTTCTTCTCATGACGTTCATGGAGGGCATAGTAGATAGCAGCTAGGAAAAAAGGTAC from Lathyrus oleraceus cultivar Zhongwan6 chromosome 1, CAAS_Psat_ZW6_1.0, whole genome shotgun sequence includes:
- the LOC127105176 gene encoding uncharacterized protein LOC127105176, coding for MNPERRSTFQFKYKKVDLDSLKKLSVKVIKLFEFVDDYGSILSILNEKMEPMTTVTITQFYDPPLRCFTFSDFQLAPTLEELERIVGRNLRDHDPFPKFDEGITAKRITSVLGLEVQLVISNWDKKGAFNGFSRWFLEEQAVKLEKEGKRKAFHFVLALFVYGIVLFPNLDSFVDHVAVRIFLSGNPVPFFLAAIYYALHERHEKKGGTFLCCEQLLHTWFISHMPEKGPYTSKTLKPSQKLTSITTNHVKWYIRDWKTLDIIVSIGDFPNVLLIGTRGCINYNPMLSLMQHGYSMNGPPKAEALEPFILHDIDADNPIVKKIKKSWKPIVRRGKEFGRRNVLVKEPYTRWVRERVQVVKLPFPFDPSIFPPVPEPEPILPEDVEKLNAKIKELELENSELQLKLNRTTLENENLKDERKEKDLDLEASNKRERTFEDKKDELDDILIGTKSVFKTKNEELKKAHLKIQELDKMLERSLVEKREARLDYEAQICEPRDTLKNCKDKLSREVLWKEEAERNCLRLEY